A window of Pseudomonas guangdongensis contains these coding sequences:
- a CDS encoding peptidoglycan D,D-transpeptidase FtsI family protein — MMQLDQALYPWRFRIVIAVLLAMVAGIAWRIVDLHIFDHDFLKAHGDARSVRHIPIPAHRGLITDRNGEPLAVSTPVVTLWGNPKELAAARERWPELAAALGQDARTLAQRLEQNAGREFMYLVRGLTPEQGEVVMAHRFPGVYSLEEFRRFYPAGEVTAHVVGLTDVDDRGREGVEKAFDHWLAGEPGQRQVLKDRRGQLIKDVGVARNAKPGKTLALSIDLRLQYLAHRELRNALTEFNAKAGSLVIVDVKSGEILAMVNQPTYNPNNKRSLEPAAMRNRAMIDVFEPGSTVKPFSIAAALGSGRWKPEDTVDTYPGSLRIGRYTIRDVSRGGVLTLTGILMKSSNVGISKIAFDIGAEPIHAVMQQVGFGQDTGLGFPGERVGNLPNHRNWKQAETATLAYGYGLSVTAVQLAQAYSVLGNGGARVPLSMVRLDAAPGATQVVDPQIARTLLGMLQAVVEEPGGGGARAKVPGYHVGGKSGTARKAAVGSKGYVEKAYRSFFAGVAPIGEPRLAAVVMIDEPGSGGYYGGLVAAPVFGKVMAGALRLMNIAPDNLPPLPEKQQAGALPATGGRG; from the coding sequence ATGATGCAGCTCGATCAGGCGCTCTATCCGTGGCGCTTTCGCATCGTCATCGCCGTGCTGCTGGCGATGGTGGCCGGTATCGCCTGGCGTATCGTCGATCTGCACATCTTCGATCACGACTTCCTCAAGGCCCACGGCGATGCGCGCAGCGTGCGGCACATCCCGATTCCCGCCCATCGCGGCCTGATCACCGACCGCAACGGCGAGCCGCTGGCGGTCAGTACCCCGGTGGTGACCCTGTGGGGCAACCCCAAGGAGCTGGCCGCCGCGCGCGAGCGCTGGCCTGAGCTGGCCGCCGCCCTGGGCCAGGATGCCCGCACCCTGGCCCAGCGTCTGGAGCAGAACGCCGGCCGCGAGTTCATGTACCTGGTGCGCGGTCTGACCCCGGAACAGGGCGAGGTGGTGATGGCGCACCGCTTCCCCGGCGTCTACAGCCTCGAAGAGTTCCGCCGTTTCTACCCGGCCGGCGAGGTGACCGCCCATGTGGTCGGCCTCACCGACGTCGACGACCGCGGTCGCGAAGGCGTGGAAAAGGCCTTCGACCACTGGCTGGCCGGCGAGCCGGGCCAGCGCCAGGTGCTCAAGGACCGGCGTGGCCAGTTGATCAAGGATGTCGGCGTGGCGCGCAACGCCAAGCCGGGCAAGACCCTCGCGCTGTCCATCGACCTGCGCCTGCAGTACCTCGCCCACCGCGAGCTGCGCAATGCCCTGACCGAGTTCAATGCCAAGGCCGGCAGCCTGGTGATCGTCGACGTGAAGAGCGGCGAGATCCTCGCCATGGTCAACCAGCCGACCTACAACCCCAACAACAAACGCAGCCTGGAGCCGGCGGCGATGCGCAACCGGGCGATGATCGATGTGTTCGAGCCGGGCTCCACGGTCAAGCCGTTCTCCATCGCTGCGGCGCTGGGCAGCGGGCGCTGGAAGCCCGAGGACACCGTCGACACCTACCCGGGCAGCCTGCGCATCGGCCGCTACACCATCCGCGACGTGTCGCGCGGCGGCGTGCTGACCCTCACCGGCATCCTGATGAAGTCGAGCAACGTCGGCATCAGCAAGATCGCCTTCGACATCGGCGCCGAGCCGATCCACGCCGTCATGCAGCAGGTCGGCTTCGGCCAGGACACCGGGCTGGGCTTCCCCGGCGAGCGGGTCGGCAACCTGCCCAATCACCGCAACTGGAAGCAGGCCGAAACGGCGACCCTGGCCTATGGCTACGGCCTGTCGGTGACCGCCGTGCAGCTCGCCCAGGCCTACTCGGTGCTGGGCAACGGCGGAGCGCGGGTGCCCCTGTCGATGGTGCGCCTGGACGCCGCGCCGGGCGCCACCCAGGTGGTCGATCCGCAGATCGCCCGCACCCTCTTGGGCATGCTGCAGGCGGTGGTCGAGGAGCCGGGCGGCGGCGGCGCGCGGGCCAAGGTGCCCGGCTACCATGTCGGCGGCAAGAGCGGCACCGCGCGCAAGGCGGCGGTCGGCAGCAAGGGCTATGTGGAAAAGGCCTACCGTTCCTTCTTCGCCGGGGTGGCGCCGATCGGCGAGCCGCGCCTGGCCGCGGTGGTGATGATCGACGAGCCGGGTAGCGGTGGCTACTACGGCGGTCTGGTGGCGGCCCCGGTCTTCGGCAAGGTGATGGCCGGTGCCCTGCGCCTGATGAACATAGCTCCCGACAACCTGCCGCCGCTGCCCGAGAAGCAGCAGGCCGGTGCGTTGCCGGCAACCGGAGGACGCGGCTGA
- the ftsL gene encoding cell division protein FtsL codes for MTRRDGLPSGSLLMLGLFLLILGSAVAVSWSAHKNRKLLNELYAELSVRDKAQAEWGRLILEQSTWTAHSRVESLAGQQLQMRIPDPAEVRMVAP; via the coding sequence GTGACACGTCGCGACGGCCTGCCCAGTGGCAGTCTGCTGATGCTCGGACTGTTCTTGCTGATCCTCGGTTCGGCGGTGGCGGTGTCCTGGAGCGCGCACAAGAATCGCAAGCTGCTCAACGAGCTGTACGCCGAACTCAGCGTGCGCGACAAGGCGCAGGCCGAGTGGGGGCGGCTGATCCTTGAGCAGAGTACCTGGACCGCCCACAGCCGAGTCGAGTCCCTGGCCGGCCAGCAGCTGCAGATGCGCATCCCCGACCCGGCGGAAGTCCGCATGGTGGCGCCATGA
- the rsmH gene encoding 16S rRNA (cytosine(1402)-N(4))-methyltransferase RsmH, translated as MNAANFSHVTVLLHEAVAALAVRPDGCYLDGTFGRGGHSREVLRALGESGRLLGFDKDPLAIASGLALAAEDARFQIVQRSFAELGEELAARGLNGRVDGILLDLGVSSPQLDDPERGFSFMNDGPLDMRMNPAAGIGAAEWIATAAEEEIARVFYEYGEERFSRRMARAIVQRRAEQPFTRTADLAEVIAAANPAWEKGKNPATRAFQGLRIHINNELGDLERGLDAALEALAVGGRLVVISFHSLEDRIVKQFMRRQVKGEADNLPRHLPVQVAKFEPRLKLLGKPQYAAADELKANPRARSAVMRVAEKLR; from the coding sequence ATGAATGCAGCAAACTTCAGCCATGTCACCGTCCTGCTGCACGAGGCTGTCGCGGCCCTCGCCGTACGCCCCGATGGCTGTTATCTGGATGGCACCTTCGGTCGTGGCGGCCACAGCCGCGAGGTGCTGCGCGCGCTGGGCGAGTCGGGGCGCCTGCTGGGCTTCGACAAGGACCCGCTGGCGATCGCCAGCGGCCTGGCGCTGGCGGCCGAGGACGCCCGCTTCCAGATCGTCCAGCGCAGCTTCGCCGAGCTGGGCGAGGAGTTGGCGGCGCGCGGCCTGAACGGTCGGGTCGACGGCATCCTGCTGGATCTCGGCGTGTCGTCGCCGCAGCTGGACGATCCCGAGCGCGGCTTCAGCTTCATGAACGACGGTCCGCTGGACATGCGCATGAACCCCGCTGCCGGGATCGGCGCCGCCGAATGGATCGCCACTGCCGCCGAGGAAGAGATCGCCCGGGTGTTCTACGAATACGGCGAGGAGCGTTTTTCGCGGCGCATGGCGCGGGCCATCGTGCAGCGCCGCGCCGAGCAGCCGTTCACCCGTACCGCCGATCTGGCCGAGGTGATCGCCGCTGCCAATCCGGCCTGGGAAAAGGGCAAGAATCCGGCCACCCGTGCCTTCCAGGGGCTGCGCATCCATATCAACAACGAGCTGGGCGATCTCGAGCGCGGGCTGGATGCCGCGCTGGAAGCACTGGCGGTCGGCGGCCGGCTGGTGGTAATCAGCTTCCACTCGCTGGAGGATCGGATCGTCAAGCAGTTCATGCGTCGCCAGGTGAAGGGCGAGGCGGACAATCTGCCGCGCCATCTGCCGGTGCAGGTGGCGAAGTTCGAGCCGCGCCTGAAGCTGCTCGGCAAGCCGCAGTACGCCGCGGCCGACGAACTCAAGGCCAACCCGCGCGCGCGCAGCGCAGTGATGCGCGTGGCGGAGAAGCTGCGGTGA
- the mraZ gene encoding division/cell wall cluster transcriptional repressor MraZ has translation MFRGANIVTLDAKGRLAMPVRYRDEILASSNGRLVVTLDVTDPCLCIYPLAEWSLIEDRLRALPSLREETRRLQRLLIGHAVDLELDGAGRVLLPPRLRSQAALDKRAALVGQLNKFQLWDEAAWDARCAEDLQRLQEPGALPDDLLDLIL, from the coding sequence GTGTTTCGTGGGGCCAATATCGTAACTCTTGACGCCAAGGGTCGCCTTGCGATGCCGGTCCGGTATCGCGACGAGATTTTGGCGTCATCGAATGGTCGGCTAGTGGTCACCCTGGATGTGACCGACCCCTGCCTGTGCATCTACCCGCTCGCCGAGTGGAGCCTGATCGAGGATCGTTTGCGCGCCCTTCCTTCCCTGCGTGAGGAAACCCGTCGCCTGCAGCGCCTGCTGATCGGTCATGCGGTCGATCTGGAGCTGGACGGCGCCGGTCGCGTCCTGCTCCCGCCGCGATTACGCAGCCAGGCCGCACTGGACAAGCGTGCAGCGCTGGTTGGCCAGCTCAACAAGTTCCAGTTGTGGGACGAGGCCGCCTGGGACGCCCGCTGCGCCGAAGACCTCCAGCGCCTCCAAGAACCCGGCGCATTGCCGGACGACTTACTCGACCTGATTCTTTGA
- the rsmI gene encoding 16S rRNA (cytidine(1402)-2'-O)-methyltransferase: MRGGDVSVSGTLYVVATPIGNLEDIGARALRVLREVALIAAEDTRHSARLLQHFGIATPLVACHEHNERDQGGRLVGRLLAGEDLALISDAGTPLISDPGYHLVRNARAAGVRVVPVPGACALIAALSAAGLASDRFIFEGFLPARAAGRRQRLQALVEEPRTLIFYEAPHRLLESLEDMRVLFGDDRPAVLARELTKAFETIKGASLGELCAWVAADSNQQRGECVLLIEGWQAPVGEEALSAEALRVLDLLLAELPLKRAAALAAEITGVRKNLLYQQALERHKTMD; encoded by the coding sequence TTGCGGGGTGGCGATGTGAGCGTTTCGGGGACTTTGTATGTGGTGGCAACGCCGATCGGCAATCTCGAAGACATCGGCGCACGGGCCTTGCGGGTGCTGCGCGAGGTGGCGCTGATCGCCGCCGAGGATACCCGGCACTCGGCGCGCCTGCTGCAGCACTTCGGCATCGCCACGCCGCTGGTCGCCTGTCACGAACACAACGAGCGCGACCAGGGCGGTCGGTTGGTCGGGCGCCTGCTGGCCGGCGAGGATCTGGCGCTGATTTCCGACGCCGGCACGCCGCTGATCTCCGATCCCGGTTATCACCTGGTGCGCAATGCGCGGGCGGCCGGCGTGCGGGTGGTGCCGGTGCCGGGCGCCTGCGCGCTGATCGCCGCGCTGTCGGCGGCCGGTCTGGCCTCCGACCGTTTCATCTTCGAGGGTTTCCTGCCGGCCCGCGCTGCAGGCCGGCGCCAGCGCCTGCAGGCGCTGGTCGAGGAGCCGCGCACGCTGATCTTCTACGAGGCGCCGCATCGTCTGTTGGAAAGCCTGGAGGACATGCGCGTGCTGTTTGGTGATGATCGGCCGGCGGTGCTGGCGCGTGAGCTGACCAAGGCCTTCGAAACCATCAAGGGGGCGTCGCTGGGCGAGTTGTGCGCATGGGTGGCGGCCGACAGCAACCAGCAGCGCGGCGAATGCGTGCTGCTGATCGAAGGTTGGCAGGCGCCGGTGGGGGAGGAGGCGTTAAGCGCCGAGGCGCTGCGCGTGCTCGATCTGCTGCTGGCGGAGTTGCCGCTCAAGCGCGCGGCGGCGCTGGCGGCGGAGATCACCGGGGTACGCAAGAACCTACTCTATCAGCAGGCGCTGGAACGGCACAAAACGATGGATTGA
- a CDS encoding penicillin-binding protein activator codes for MIASLRPLSILGLSALLAACAGQHGSGLGELPSSPPGSIAQLLQQAEQSKPQQALLLRLSAADQALQQHDLAQAQRILDALPLDTLAPAQQMFASTLSAELALARQKPKSALQALQHPSFARLGELPMTQQARSRLARAGALELDGQTLEAVRERIALAKLLDARHSQDNHETIWRLLSGLSSERLDGIADTERELAGWKQLLKLTRSNASPARQVADIAQWQAANPQHPAALQLPLAVVQLQEIANRPLTHVALLLPSQGQLASVASALRDGFLAAHYQSGARGELKISLHDSSQLNNLDAFYRQARSEGVELVVGPLEKPLVNQLSQQAQLPIPTLALNYSEGRQEGPPQLFQFGLSAEDEAREVANRAWADGLRRAVALVPSGEWGERVLAAFRQDWEARGGSLLAAEHVDQPVQLAQQIANLLQLRDSENRARTLQAGLGSAVAAQPARRQDIDFVFLAATPAQARQIKPALSFQYAGDLPVYATSHLFTGSNDPARDRELSGIRFCETPWLLGSDGEGLRSQVVGQWPAAAGSLGRLYAMGADAYRLAPRLSQLQMAPGVRVEGLSGSLALAPGQRISRSLPWAEYRDGRLQRLEPSRQ; via the coding sequence ATGATCGCCAGCCTGCGCCCCCTTTCCATCCTCGGCCTCAGCGCACTGCTCGCCGCCTGTGCCGGCCAGCACGGCTCGGGGCTCGGCGAACTGCCGAGCAGCCCGCCCGGCAGCATCGCCCAGCTGCTGCAACAGGCCGAGCAGAGCAAGCCCCAGCAGGCCCTGCTGCTGCGCCTGAGCGCGGCCGACCAGGCCCTGCAGCAGCACGATCTGGCCCAGGCCCAGCGCATTCTCGACGCCCTGCCGCTCGACACCCTGGCGCCGGCCCAGCAGATGTTCGCCAGCACCCTGAGCGCCGAGCTGGCACTGGCCCGCCAGAAACCCAAGAGCGCTCTGCAGGCCCTGCAGCACCCGAGCTTCGCGCGCCTTGGCGAGCTGCCGATGACCCAGCAGGCGCGCAGCCGCCTGGCCAGAGCCGGCGCCCTGGAGCTCGACGGTCAGACCCTGGAAGCGGTGCGCGAGCGCATCGCCCTGGCCAAGCTGCTCGATGCCCGCCACAGCCAGGACAACCACGAGACCATCTGGCGGCTGCTCTCCGGCCTGTCCAGCGAGCGACTCGACGGCATCGCCGATACCGAGCGCGAACTGGCCGGCTGGAAGCAACTGCTCAAGCTGACCCGCAGCAACGCCAGCCCGGCACGCCAGGTCGCCGACATCGCCCAGTGGCAAGCCGCCAACCCGCAGCACCCGGCCGCCCTGCAGCTGCCGCTGGCGGTGGTCCAGCTGCAGGAAATCGCCAACCGCCCGCTGACCCATGTGGCCCTGCTGCTGCCCAGCCAGGGACAGCTGGCCAGCGTGGCCAGCGCCTTGCGCGACGGCTTCCTGGCCGCCCATTACCAGAGCGGCGCCCGCGGCGAGCTGAAGATCAGCCTGCACGACAGCAGCCAGCTCAACAACCTCGACGCCTTCTATCGCCAGGCGCGCAGCGAAGGCGTCGAACTGGTGGTCGGCCCGCTGGAGAAGCCCCTGGTCAACCAGCTCAGCCAGCAGGCGCAATTGCCTATCCCGACCCTGGCGCTCAATTACAGCGAAGGCCGCCAGGAAGGCCCGCCGCAACTGTTCCAGTTCGGCCTCTCCGCCGAGGACGAGGCCCGCGAGGTGGCCAACCGCGCCTGGGCGGACGGCCTGCGCCGCGCCGTCGCGCTGGTGCCGAGCGGCGAGTGGGGCGAGCGCGTGCTCGCCGCCTTCCGTCAGGACTGGGAAGCCCGCGGCGGCAGCCTGCTCGCCGCCGAACATGTCGACCAGCCGGTGCAACTGGCCCAGCAGATCGCCAACCTGCTGCAACTGCGCGACAGCGAGAACCGGGCCCGCACCCTTCAGGCCGGGCTCGGCAGCGCGGTCGCCGCACAGCCGGCGCGGCGCCAGGACATCGATTTCGTGTTCCTCGCCGCCACTCCGGCGCAGGCGCGGCAGATCAAGCCGGCCCTGTCCTTCCAGTACGCCGGCGACCTGCCGGTCTATGCCACCTCGCACCTGTTCACCGGCAGCAACGACCCGGCCCGGGACCGCGAACTCAGCGGCATCCGCTTCTGCGAAACGCCCTGGCTGCTGGGCAGCGACGGCGAAGGCCTGCGCAGCCAGGTGGTCGGCCAATGGCCCGCCGCCGCCGGCAGCCTCGGCCGCCTGTACGCCATGGGCGCCGACGCCTATCGCCTGGCGCCGCGCCTGAGCCAGCTGCAGATGGCTCCGGGCGTGCGCGTGGAAGGCCTGAGCGGCAGCCTGGCCCTGGCCCCCGGCCAGCGGATCAGCCGCAGCCTGCCCTGGGCCGAATACCGCGACGGCCGCCTGCAACGTCTGGAGCCCTCCCGGCAGTGA
- a CDS encoding YraN family protein, whose protein sequence is MTADSRQARGQAAEGWAQTHLEEHGLQLLVRNWRCRLGELDLVMLDGDTLVFAEVRYRRHAAWGGAESSVDSRKQRRIAAAAQVFLQTHPQWSRRPCRFDVIAISPGDQHLPVQLNWIRGAFEL, encoded by the coding sequence GTGACCGCCGACAGCCGTCAGGCGCGCGGCCAGGCCGCCGAAGGCTGGGCACAGACCCATCTGGAGGAGCACGGCCTGCAACTGCTGGTTCGCAACTGGCGCTGCCGCCTGGGCGAGCTCGATCTGGTCATGCTCGACGGCGATACCTTAGTATTCGCCGAAGTGCGCTATCGCCGCCACGCGGCCTGGGGCGGCGCCGAGTCCAGCGTGGACTCGCGCAAACAACGGCGCATCGCCGCCGCCGCCCAGGTTTTCCTGCAGACACACCCACAATGGTCGCGTCGCCCGTGTCGCTTCGACGTGATCGCAATAAGCCCGGGCGATCAGCACCTGCCCGTGCAGCTGAACTGGATTCGTGGCGCCTTCGAACTCTGA
- a CDS encoding phosphoheptose isomerase — protein MDMQSRIRQLFLDSIETKRQATEVLIPHIEMASQVMVNALLSECKILACGNGGSAGDAQHFSSELLNRFERERPSLPAVALTTDSSTITSIANDYSYNEVFSKQIRALGQPGDVLLAISTSGNSGNVIQAIQAAHDREMTVVALTGRDGGNMASLLLPEDVEIRVPARSTARIQEVHLLVIHCLCDLIDRQLFGSEE, from the coding sequence ATGGACATGCAATCCCGTATCCGCCAACTCTTCCTCGACAGTATCGAGACCAAGCGCCAGGCCACCGAAGTGCTGATCCCGCACATCGAGATGGCCAGCCAGGTGATGGTCAACGCCCTGCTCAGCGAGTGCAAGATCCTCGCCTGTGGCAACGGCGGCTCGGCCGGCGATGCCCAGCACTTCTCCTCCGAACTGCTCAACCGCTTCGAGCGCGAGCGCCCGAGCCTGCCGGCGGTGGCGCTGACCACCGACAGCTCGACCATCACCTCGATCGCCAACGACTACAGCTACAACGAGGTATTCTCCAAACAGATCCGCGCCCTCGGCCAGCCCGGCGACGTACTGCTGGCGATCTCCACCAGCGGCAATTCCGGCAACGTGATCCAGGCCATCCAGGCCGCGCATGACCGCGAGATGACCGTGGTGGCGCTGACCGGTCGCGATGGCGGCAACATGGCCTCGCTGCTGCTGCCCGAGGACGTCGAGATCCGCGTCCCGGCGCGCAGCACCGCACGCATCCAGGAAGTCCACCTGCTGGTGATCCACTGCCTGTGCGATCTGATCGACCGTCAACTGTTCGGGAGCGAAGAATGA
- a CDS encoding BON domain-containing protein yields the protein MNKTRLLLAFGLALTLAGCGGRSLGNKIDDQFLAPKVGSEISRSHSDLNDTTSHIVVTSYNGVVLLAGQTPRADLKSLAEQAARRVQGVKRVHNELQVLAPSSPLARSTDALLTTRIKTAMLADNTVPGSQIKVVTENGIVYLLGLVTRAEANRATAVVQGVGGVQRIVRLFEYTD from the coding sequence ATGAACAAGACCCGCCTGCTGCTTGCCTTCGGCCTCGCACTGACGCTCGCCGGTTGCGGCGGGCGCAGCCTGGGCAACAAGATCGACGACCAGTTCCTCGCCCCCAAGGTCGGCAGCGAGATCAGCCGCAGCCACAGCGACCTCAACGACACCACCTCGCATATCGTGGTCACCAGCTACAACGGCGTGGTCCTGCTCGCCGGACAGACGCCGCGCGCCGACCTCAAGAGCCTCGCCGAGCAGGCTGCAAGGCGCGTGCAGGGAGTCAAGCGGGTGCATAACGAACTGCAGGTGCTGGCCCCCTCCTCCCCTCTGGCGCGCAGCACCGACGCCCTGCTGACCACCCGGATCAAGACCGCCATGCTGGCCGACAACACCGTGCCGGGCAGCCAGATCAAGGTGGTCACCGAGAACGGCATCGTCTATCTGCTCGGCCTGGTGACCCGCGCCGAGGCCAACCGCGCCACCGCCGTGGTGCAGGGCGTCGGCGGCGTGCAGCGCATCGTGCGGCTGTTCGAGTACACCGACTGA
- a CDS encoding ClpXP protease specificity-enhancing factor — protein sequence MNSSRPYLLRALYEWIVDNGCTPHVLVASEYPGTRVPAGYAKDGQIVLNISPSAVRYLELGDEVLTFEGRFGGVPQSLYVPVQAVQAIYARENGQGMFFEFEEPGPDEEGDAGGEDGPEDDAPPPRPSGRPSLKVVK from the coding sequence ATGAATTCCAGCCGACCCTATCTGCTGCGTGCCCTGTACGAATGGATCGTCGACAACGGCTGCACGCCCCATGTCCTGGTTGCCAGCGAGTATCCGGGGACCCGGGTGCCTGCCGGTTATGCCAAGGACGGGCAGATCGTGCTGAACATTTCCCCCAGCGCCGTGCGTTACCTGGAACTGGGTGATGAGGTGCTGACCTTCGAGGGGCGCTTCGGCGGTGTGCCGCAGAGCCTCTACGTGCCGGTGCAGGCGGTGCAGGCGATCTACGCCCGCGAGAACGGCCAGGGCATGTTTTTCGAGTTCGAGGAGCCCGGTCCGGACGAGGAGGGCGATGCCGGTGGGGAGGATGGTCCCGAGGACGATGCGCCGCCGCCGCGCCCTAGTGGCCGGCCGAGTCTTAAGGTGGTCAAGTAA
- a CDS encoding glutathione S-transferase N-terminal domain-containing protein has translation MAAVNRLACYSDPADHYSHRVRLALAEKGVAVQIVDVAAGQCPPALAAANPYRSLPTLVDRDLAIYEPGVLLEYLEERYPHPALLPVYPVARANSRLLMHRIQRDWCSLADRLLDTCADERGREAARAELCASLSAVAPVFAAQPFFLSDEFSLVDCCLLPILWRLPSMDIELPRQAKPLLEYMERQFARDSFQASLSTTERALRRGA, from the coding sequence ATGGCCGCAGTCAATCGCCTGGCCTGCTATTCCGACCCTGCCGACCACTACTCGCATCGCGTGCGCCTGGCGCTGGCCGAGAAGGGTGTTGCCGTGCAGATCGTCGATGTCGCAGCGGGTCAATGCCCGCCTGCCCTTGCCGCCGCCAATCCCTACCGCAGCCTGCCGACCCTGGTGGATCGCGATCTGGCGATCTACGAGCCGGGCGTGCTGCTGGAGTATCTGGAAGAGCGCTACCCCCATCCGGCGTTGCTGCCGGTGTATCCGGTGGCCCGTGCCAACAGCCGGCTGCTGATGCACCGCATCCAGCGCGACTGGTGCTCGCTGGCCGACCGCCTGCTCGATACGTGTGCCGATGAGCGAGGGCGCGAGGCGGCACGCGCCGAGCTGTGTGCGAGCCTCAGCGCGGTTGCGCCAGTGTTCGCTGCCCAGCCATTCTTTCTCAGTGACGAATTCAGTCTGGTCGATTGCTGCCTGCTGCCGATTCTCTGGCGCCTGCCGAGCATGGATATCGAGCTGCCGCGTCAGGCCAAGCCGTTGCTGGAGTATATGGAGCGGCAGTTCGCCCGCGACAGCTTCCAGGCCAGTCTGAGTACCACCGAACGGGCCTTGCGCCGAGGAGCTTGA
- a CDS encoding cytochrome c1 — MKKQFAALIFALLPTFSFAAGGVEYPLDKVDVDLSDKAALQDGARTFANYCMGCHGAEYQRYERVATDLGIPEDVMMENLVFTGAKIGDHMKTGMQASDAKVWFGAAPPDLTLVARVRGEDWLYTYLRTFYEDPARPYGVNNKVFPNVGMPNVLSELQGRQVIGCKQVQIVEDGKKVFDPLTGAPVTDEACDQLTIVPKTGSLSEAEFDEKIKNLVSFLAYSANPVKLESQRIGTYVLLFLAFFFVFAYLLKREYWKDVH, encoded by the coding sequence ATGAAAAAGCAATTCGCTGCACTGATTTTCGCGCTGCTGCCGACCTTTTCCTTCGCTGCGGGCGGCGTTGAGTACCCGCTGGACAAGGTCGACGTCGATCTGAGCGACAAGGCTGCCCTGCAGGATGGCGCGCGTACCTTCGCCAACTACTGCATGGGTTGCCATGGCGCCGAGTACCAGCGTTACGAGCGCGTCGCCACCGACCTGGGCATTCCCGAAGACGTCATGATGGAAAATCTGGTCTTCACTGGTGCCAAGATCGGCGACCACATGAAGACCGGCATGCAGGCCAGCGATGCCAAGGTCTGGTTCGGCGCTGCGCCGCCGGATCTGACCCTGGTCGCCCGTGTGCGTGGCGAGGACTGGCTGTACACCTACCTGCGCACCTTCTACGAAGATCCGGCGCGTCCCTACGGCGTGAACAACAAGGTGTTCCCGAACGTGGGCATGCCGAACGTGCTGTCCGAGCTGCAGGGTCGCCAGGTCATCGGTTGCAAGCAGGTGCAGATCGTCGAAGACGGCAAGAAGGTCTTCGATCCGCTGACCGGTGCGCCGGTCACCGACGAGGCCTGCGACCAGCTGACCATCGTGCCGAAGACCGGTTCGCTGAGCGAGGCGGAGTTCGATGAGAAGATCAAGAACCTCGTCAGCTTCCTGGCCTACTCGGCCAACCCGGTGAAGCTGGAGAGCCAGCGTATCGGTACCTATGTGCTGCTGTTCCTGGCGTTCTTCTTCGTGTTCGCCTACCTGCTCAAGCGTGAGTACTGGAAAGACGTGCACTAA